GGGAAGTAGTGGCATTGAAGTTTTTTTTGTGATCGATATCTAATTGGGAGTGTTATCTAGCAGATTCTTTTTAAACAGCAATTATACTGAAAATGATACAATAGATAGACAGATGGCTTCCCTTAAATAAAAGGACAGATAGCTCTGCACGAGACAGATAGCTGTtcctcaaaaaaagaagaaaaaaaggacagATAGGTCTGCACGACAGTAAATAAGCGTCCCGTCCTTATAGTCGGCGGAAGGTCGGCGAGCGAGGAACCCTAGCCCTAATCAGTTTCGATTAGCAAGGTATAGGTTCCAAGTTCCAACACGGCCGGCCTGGTTTCTTGAGGAGTCTTGCAGCTAGCGGTGCGACAATGGCGGCTTCCCTCCGCGCGGCGGGGAGGTGGATCATGCGTCTTCCACTGGAGGGGATTCGCCACGCCAAGCAGGTATACCATCTCCGGCCGGCTTGCTATTTTCCTAAGTCTTGCTGTACGTACGTAGACGACATGTCCTGTCCAGATCACTTTCCTGTTATCACTTCTCAATGCTGCTCGTGTGTTTCTGTTTCCAGATTGACAGATCCAGCCGTCTTTGGAAACAACACCGTGGCTCAGAGTACGGTGCGTCCGTTATCCGGCAGTACAAGGAGCAGCTCTACGATCTCATCGCCGGCGGTCACCCTGACTCGACGACCTTCTTGCGGAACCGCAGTCTGCTCAAGGATCTCTCTACACAAATCGAGCCTAGACCACATGACCCTCTATGGTACAATATCAACTATATGCAGACATAAACGTTTCCTCTCCATGCTTCCTCTGCTACAGAAGTTCATATACATATAATGATTCTTGCCTTCTCATCCCACCTACCTCCAGGCGCAAGTTAACAAGAAACAAGAAGGTGGCTCGTTATGCTGCGTGGACGGGTATTGTTCTTATTTATGCGCTCGGTTATCGTGCATTGGCTTCTGGTCCTGAAATAGTAGAGTATGAAGGATATCTTGTTACTGCCGAGAGTCTAGCCATGATACAAGGATATCAGCAGGCTGCTGAGAGAGTGCACAAGCAAGATGGATATCAGCCTGTTGCTACTGCTGAATAGGAGATGGGTTGAAGAGGACATGCATGCATCTTGTTTCAAGGAGGAGCAAGACGAATATCAGTTCTTTTCCGGCACCATGTTATGTATCCTTTCAGTCTAGAACTTGAGACATGGTATGGTGTCCTTTCAATCTACAACTTGAGTAATATTATACTGGATGATCTTTGATATATAGCATTAATTGTAAGATATATGTGATGTTGCTGCAAGCTATATTATTCTTTACGTTGGATGAATTCACGATCGTACGAATTGTTATCATCGAGCCAGCATTGTCATGTGGTCCCGCACCTCACCCTATCTGAACAAGGACGTACTTCCCCAGCTCGAGGGTGAGGATCTAGACCCTGCCATGGAGA
This DNA window, taken from Triticum aestivum cultivar Chinese Spring chromosome 1D, IWGSC CS RefSeq v2.1, whole genome shotgun sequence, encodes the following:
- the LOC123179648 gene encoding uncharacterized protein, producing the protein MAASLRAAGRWIMRLPLEGIRHAKQIDRSSRLWKQHRGSEYGASVIRQYKEQLYDLIAGGHPDSTTFLRNRSLLKDLSTQIEPRPHDPLWRKLTRNKKVARYAAWTGIVLIYALGYRALASGPEIVEYEGYLVTAESLAMIQGYQQAAERVHKQDGYQPVATAE